From Fretibacterium sp. OH1220_COT-178, the proteins below share one genomic window:
- a CDS encoding M20 metallopeptidase family protein — protein sequence MDVKKRASELNDYAVELRRELHAHPELEHDLPFTEGVIVRELEKLKLDELRPGLGRGHGVCATLVGGRPGRTLALRADMDALPVKEETGLPFAATNGCMHACGHDAHVAMLLTAARLLAESRSELAGSVRFIFQPAEETVAGAVSMIESGALDKVDAIIGLHTGSIWEGLEPGQVGWRVGPMMASTTTIKVELQGRGGHGATPQFTVDPIVMAAEVVSQLQTLVSREISPFEPAVVTFGRIAGGRAHNIIADTCELFGTMRCFNTRTDAFLKERITATVEGVAASMRGRGTVTFSGHLPPVLNDEAIALKMRDVVRETLGEGAEREVALPSSGAEDFAEYLQKVPGAFFYHCSTFGDERDYPHHNARFDVNESVLWTGAAAMAAFALKWQG from the coding sequence ATGGACGTCAAAAAAAGGGCCTCGGAGCTGAACGACTACGCCGTGGAGCTCCGCCGGGAGCTGCATGCCCACCCGGAGCTGGAGCACGATCTTCCCTTCACGGAGGGAGTGATCGTTCGGGAGCTGGAGAAGCTGAAGCTCGACGAGCTGCGCCCGGGGCTGGGACGAGGCCATGGGGTCTGCGCCACCCTGGTGGGGGGCAGGCCGGGGAGGACGCTGGCGCTGCGCGCGGACATGGACGCGCTGCCGGTGAAGGAGGAGACGGGCCTGCCCTTCGCCGCCACGAACGGGTGCATGCACGCCTGTGGGCACGACGCCCACGTGGCGATGCTGCTGACCGCGGCGCGGCTGCTCGCCGAGTCCCGGTCCGAGCTGGCGGGGTCGGTGCGCTTCATCTTTCAGCCCGCTGAGGAGACCGTCGCGGGTGCCGTCTCCATGATCGAGAGCGGTGCGCTGGACAAGGTGGACGCGATCATCGGGCTCCACACCGGAAGCATCTGGGAGGGGCTCGAGCCCGGCCAGGTCGGCTGGCGGGTGGGCCCCATGATGGCCTCGACGACGACGATCAAGGTGGAGCTCCAGGGCCGGGGCGGGCACGGGGCCACGCCCCAGTTTACGGTGGACCCGATCGTGATGGCGGCGGAGGTCGTCTCCCAGCTCCAGACCCTGGTGAGCCGCGAGATCAGCCCCTTCGAGCCGGCCGTCGTCACCTTCGGCAGGATCGCGGGCGGCCGCGCCCACAACATCATCGCCGACACCTGCGAGCTCTTCGGGACGATGCGCTGCTTCAACACGAGGACCGACGCCTTTCTCAAGGAGCGTATCACCGCGACGGTCGAGGGCGTGGCGGCCTCCATGCGCGGCCGCGGGACGGTGACCTTCAGCGGGCACCTGCCCCCCGTGCTCAACGACGAGGCGATCGCCCTGAAGATGCGGGACGTGGTGAGGGAGACCCTGGGCGAGGGTGCGGAGCGCGAGGTCGCCCTGCCCTCCTCCGGCGCGGAGGACTTCGCCGAGTACCTCCAGAAGGTGCCGGGCGCGTTCTTCTACCACTGCTCCACCTTCGGCGACGAGCGCGACTACCCGCACCACAACGCCCGCTTCGACGTCAACGAATCCGTGCTCTGGACCGGCGCCGCCGCGATGGCCGCCTTCGCCCTCAAGTGGCAGGGGTGA
- a CDS encoding ABC transporter permease, with the protein MFSYILRKVLYTIPVLWGVVTVVFLVVNIVPGDPVTIMTGQRGDEQTLAKIRADMGLDLPIGRQYLRFIGQLCCGDLGTSYRNNEPVTSAIASRFGATAKLASGALLLGTLLGVGAGVLSAVRKYSVFDYTAMLVAVAGVSAPVFWVGLLLLLLFAYTLGWVPGVGYGDGSFKYLILPMVTLGVRPAALTARLSRSCMLEVLSQDYVRTAKAKGLRRFTVVARHALKNAMIPVVTVIGTQISSLLSGAVLTESIFAWPGVGRLSVDSLLARDLPMIRGVVVFMAVTFLVTNLLVDISYAFLDPRIRYE; encoded by the coding sequence TTGTTCTCTTACATTTTGAGAAAGGTTTTGTACACGATCCCGGTCCTGTGGGGGGTCGTCACGGTGGTGTTCCTGGTCGTCAACATCGTTCCGGGGGACCCCGTCACGATCATGACGGGACAGCGTGGGGACGAGCAGACTCTCGCCAAGATCCGTGCGGACATGGGGCTCGACCTTCCGATCGGTCGTCAGTATCTCCGTTTCATCGGGCAGCTCTGCTGCGGAGACCTGGGGACATCGTACCGCAACAACGAGCCGGTGACCTCGGCGATTGCGTCCCGTTTCGGGGCGACGGCCAAGCTGGCCTCGGGGGCTCTGCTTCTGGGCACCCTGCTGGGGGTCGGTGCTGGGGTTCTATCCGCAGTAAGGAAGTACTCGGTCTTCGACTATACCGCGATGCTGGTTGCCGTGGCGGGAGTGAGTGCGCCCGTATTCTGGGTGGGACTGCTCCTGCTCCTGCTCTTCGCCTACACCCTGGGCTGGGTTCCGGGTGTGGGCTACGGCGACGGCTCCTTCAAGTACCTGATTCTGCCCATGGTCACCCTCGGGGTCCGTCCTGCCGCCCTGACGGCGCGTCTGTCGCGGTCCTGTATGCTCGAGGTCCTGAGCCAGGATTATGTGCGCACGGCCAAGGCCAAGGGGCTGAGGAGGTTTACCGTGGTGGCCCGTCACGCTCTCAAGAACGCCATGATCCCGGTCGTTACGGTGATCGGGACGCAGATCTCCTCGCTCCTGTCCGGTGCGGTCCTCACGGAGAGCATCTTTGCCTGGCCCGGAGTGGGAAGGCTTTCTGTGGACTCGCTTCTGGCCAGGGACCTGCCCATGATCCGCGGCGTGGTGGTCTTCATGGCCGTGACCTTCCTTGTCACCAATCTGCTGGTCGACATCTCCTACGCCTTTCTTGATCCGAGGATCCGCTATGAGTGA
- a CDS encoding ABC transporter permease: MSDRTERGTAPRRGAVGNLWYEAWLRFRRNRLAMLGLFMIVFLLLVAVLAPYVAPYDPYKQLLWTEGAKAKLAAPSLGHLMGTDAYGRDILSRVIHGSRLSLQIGLLATLVALAVGVPLGAVAGYFGGVVDDLISWLLNVIFAFPFMLFVLAIVAVLNNPSMIVVFTAIGLVSWVQIARVTRAQFLSLREREYVEAARALGLPVRTILFKHILPNTLAPVIVQATLGIGGIILTEAGLAFLGFGAQPPTPSWGLMVSDGQQYLATGQWWWAVFPGLAIMYTVLAFNFLGDGLRDALDVRLKR, translated from the coding sequence ATGAGTGACCGGACGGAGCGAGGCACCGCGCCGAGAAGGGGCGCGGTCGGCAACCTGTGGTACGAGGCCTGGCTGCGTTTTCGCCGCAACCGGCTGGCGATGCTGGGGCTGTTCATGATCGTTTTTCTTCTGCTGGTGGCGGTCCTGGCCCCTTACGTGGCGCCTTATGATCCTTACAAACAGCTGCTCTGGACCGAGGGGGCCAAGGCGAAGCTGGCGGCGCCCTCTCTGGGGCATCTCATGGGGACGGATGCCTATGGCCGCGACATCCTGAGCCGTGTCATTCACGGTTCGCGCCTCTCACTCCAGATCGGACTTCTGGCTACCTTGGTCGCCTTGGCGGTCGGAGTGCCGCTCGGTGCTGTGGCGGGGTACTTCGGGGGCGTCGTGGACGATCTCATCTCGTGGCTGCTCAACGTGATCTTCGCCTTTCCCTTCATGCTCTTCGTCCTGGCTATCGTGGCGGTGCTCAACAATCCCAGCATGATCGTCGTGTTCACGGCCATAGGCCTGGTGAGCTGGGTTCAGATAGCCAGGGTGACGCGGGCGCAGTTTCTGTCACTGAGGGAGAGGGAGTACGTCGAGGCCGCACGCGCTCTGGGGCTTCCCGTCAGGACGATCCTCTTCAAACATATCCTGCCGAACACCCTGGCGCCCGTGATCGTTCAGGCGACCTTGGGCATCGGGGGCATCATCCTGACGGAGGCGGGGTTGGCCTTTCTTGGGTTCGGGGCTCAGCCGCCCACTCCCAGCTGGGGGCTCATGGTCTCGGACGGTCAGCAGTATCTGGCGACGGGACAGTGGTGGTGGGCCGTCTTTCCCGGCCTTGCCATCATGTACACGGTGCTGGCGTTCAACTTTCTGGGGGACGGTCTGCGCGACGCGCTTGATGTCCGTCTGAAGCGCTAG
- a CDS encoding ABC transporter ATP-binding protein — MSLLEISDLKTYFDTDSGLVRAVDGVSLSLERGQTLGIVGESGCGKSVLSLSVMRLLPEPSGYVEAGTITFDGMDVLGLDESAMCGVRGNRISMIFQEPMTSLNPVMTVGEQIMEPLMLHRGMSRRGACAAAAEMLAKVRIAEPEQRMREYPHQLSGGMRQRVMIAMALVCSPALLIADEPTTALDVTVQAQILRLMNDLKQETGTSILFITHDLGVIAQMAQRVLVMYAGRAVEEQDAVPLFRSPLHPYTRGLMRAIPALGGGQKRLATVPGVVPSPLKRIDGCRFHNRCPLAFDLCRSEEPPLFGFEKGAAVRCWLHRDGRHDFSGCV; from the coding sequence ATGTCCTTACTTGAAATTTCCGATCTCAAGACGTATTTCGACACCGATTCCGGTCTGGTCCGTGCCGTCGACGGGGTCTCCCTCTCGCTGGAACGGGGGCAGACGCTGGGTATCGTGGGGGAATCCGGATGCGGCAAGAGCGTTCTTTCTCTCTCCGTCATGCGGCTTTTGCCGGAGCCCTCGGGGTATGTGGAGGCCGGGACGATCACCTTCGACGGGATGGATGTCCTGGGGCTGGACGAGTCCGCCATGTGCGGCGTCCGCGGCAACCGGATTTCGATGATCTTTCAGGAGCCCATGACCAGTCTGAATCCCGTGATGACCGTCGGGGAACAGATCATGGAGCCCCTGATGCTGCATCGGGGCATGAGCCGCCGCGGGGCCTGCGCGGCTGCTGCGGAGATGCTGGCCAAGGTCCGGATCGCGGAGCCCGAGCAGCGTATGCGGGAGTACCCGCACCAGCTTTCCGGCGGCATGCGTCAGCGCGTGATGATCGCCATGGCCCTGGTGTGCAGTCCGGCCCTGCTGATCGCGGACGAACCGACGACCGCGCTGGACGTGACGGTTCAGGCCCAGATCCTGCGCCTGATGAACGACTTGAAACAGGAGACGGGGACCTCAATCCTCTTCATCACGCACGACCTCGGCGTCATCGCACAGATGGCGCAGCGCGTTTTGGTGATGTACGCGGGCCGGGCGGTGGAGGAGCAGGATGCGGTCCCCCTGTTTCGGAGCCCGCTGCACCCTTATACGCGCGGTCTGATGCGCGCCATCCCCGCTCTTGGGGGAGGGCAGAAGCGACTCGCCACGGTGCCGGGCGTCGTCCCCAGTCCTCTGAAGCGCATCGACGGCTGTCGATTTCACAACCGTTGTCCCCTTGCCTTTGACCTGTGCCGGAGCGAGGAGCCGCCGCTCTTCGGGTTCGAGAAGGGGGCTGCCGTCCGGTGTTGGCTGCATCGCGACGGCCGTCATGATTTTTCGGGGTGTGTCTAG
- a CDS encoding ABC transporter ATP-binding protein — MYLDVQGLKKYFPICKGVFRRVAGQVRAVDGVSFSVEKGRTLGIVGESGCGKTTVGRTLIRLMEPTGGSVRLEGRDVGELLRERPKDLRRRMQIIFQDPYGSLNPRLTVNEIVGEGIRFHGLAGSGNLERSVVAALEQAGLQPEHRFRYPHEFSGGQRQRICIARAIAVDPEIVVCDEPVSALDVSIQSQVLNTLKDLQELRGLTYIFITHDLSVVRFIADRVAIMYLGKLVEIARTEAVFRNPLHPYTQALLASVPIPDPLRRMEPELLEGDIPSPVSPPSGCRFHTRCPRAMDVCSSREPSLTDCGEGHEVACFLLS, encoded by the coding sequence ATGTACCTGGATGTCCAGGGGCTGAAGAAGTATTTTCCGATATGCAAAGGGGTTTTCCGCAGGGTTGCGGGGCAGGTTCGGGCGGTCGATGGGGTGTCGTTCTCGGTGGAGAAGGGGCGTACGCTTGGCATCGTAGGGGAGTCCGGATGCGGAAAGACCACGGTTGGCCGGACTCTGATCCGTCTGATGGAGCCCACCGGGGGCAGCGTTCGTCTCGAGGGACGTGACGTGGGGGAACTGCTCCGTGAGCGGCCTAAGGATCTGCGCAGGCGGATGCAGATAATCTTCCAGGATCCCTATGGGAGCCTCAACCCCCGTCTCACGGTCAACGAGATCGTCGGGGAGGGAATCCGTTTCCATGGGCTGGCCGGGTCGGGGAATCTGGAGCGCAGCGTCGTCGCGGCGCTGGAGCAGGCGGGCCTTCAGCCGGAGCACCGATTCCGCTACCCCCATGAGTTCAGCGGGGGGCAGCGTCAACGCATCTGCATCGCGCGGGCCATAGCCGTGGACCCGGAGATCGTGGTCTGCGACGAGCCGGTCTCGGCGCTCGACGTCTCCATCCAGAGTCAGGTGCTGAACACGCTGAAGGACCTCCAGGAGCTTCGGGGCCTGACCTACATTTTCATCACGCACGACCTGTCCGTCGTGCGGTTCATAGCCGATCGTGTGGCCATCATGTACCTGGGCAAGCTCGTGGAGATCGCCCGGACGGAGGCCGTCTTTCGGAATCCCCTGCACCCCTACACACAGGCGCTCCTCGCGTCGGTTCCCATCCCGGATCCGTTGCGGAGGATGGAGCCCGAGCTGTTGGAGGGCGACATCCCCTCGCCGGTGTCCCCTCCTTCGGGCTGCCGCTTTCATACGCGCTGTCCCCGGGCCATGGACGTCTGTTCCTCCAGGGAGCCATCTTTGACGGACTGCGGAGAAGGGCATGAGGTCGCGTGTTTCCTCCTTTCGTGA
- a CDS encoding ABC transporter substrate-binding protein, whose translation MRKSGRILLAALVFGFFFVACGVGWAAGAEPRYGGVLTWRLINEPPALDPAHSDITTSARGTNLFCEPLVDLDDDGMQVVPALAESWDVNGDSTMWTLRLRKGVKFHKTAYKGEPTANGGRELTASDVKYSFERLIREKSARAYFLNCIEGYQDYFDGKAKEWAGIQVVDDHTVRFTLSAPYAPFLAALSYTAYCIVPHEDAEKLGKDFNFRPVGTGPFVVYDWQHDNKVTFRRNPDYWMRDSAGRALPYLDGVELVVVPDSSVAYLEFRKGNLDVLSDVPTEFYDEISKNYKDRFQMRPTLVTQYYGMAVEKKPFDDVRVRRAINYAVNRKAINELVMSNVFIEGKGVLPPGMPGYNPDLKSYGYDPDKARALLKEAGYEKGLSVTLQYNNNPRHKLIGEAVQAQFAEVGIKLELQSSELGAHYDGVRRGDVPFFRAAWSADYPDPDNFLYNLFCSDNFGPKGNYARYKNDDVDEWLKEARTISDPQRRVELYRKAEQQIVDDAPWVFLFYDTTNLVAGPKLHDIKLSFIGEHNTSLTAVWKDE comes from the coding sequence ATGAGAAAAAGCGGTAGGATCCTTTTGGCTGCACTGGTCTTTGGGTTTTTCTTCGTTGCCTGCGGTGTGGGGTGGGCTGCCGGGGCCGAGCCCCGGTACGGCGGGGTACTTACGTGGCGGCTGATCAACGAGCCGCCGGCACTGGATCCGGCGCATTCCGACATCACCACCTCCGCGCGCGGGACCAACCTGTTCTGCGAGCCTCTGGTCGACCTCGATGATGATGGAATGCAGGTCGTTCCCGCCCTGGCCGAATCCTGGGATGTGAATGGGGACTCCACCATGTGGACGTTACGCCTCCGCAAGGGCGTCAAGTTCCACAAAACCGCCTACAAAGGGGAGCCGACCGCCAACGGGGGGCGCGAGCTCACGGCGTCGGACGTCAAATACTCGTTCGAGCGTCTGATTCGCGAAAAATCCGCCCGTGCCTACTTTCTGAACTGCATCGAGGGGTATCAGGATTACTTCGACGGCAAGGCCAAGGAGTGGGCGGGCATCCAGGTCGTGGACGACCATACGGTGCGTTTCACGCTCTCCGCGCCCTATGCGCCGTTCCTGGCGGCACTCAGCTACACCGCCTACTGCATCGTCCCGCACGAGGACGCGGAGAAGCTGGGCAAGGACTTCAACTTCCGGCCCGTCGGGACCGGGCCCTTCGTGGTTTACGACTGGCAACACGACAACAAGGTGACCTTCAGGAGAAATCCGGACTACTGGATGAGGGATTCGGCGGGCCGGGCACTTCCCTATCTGGACGGGGTGGAGCTGGTCGTCGTTCCGGACAGCAGCGTGGCCTATCTGGAGTTCCGCAAGGGGAACCTGGATGTCCTCTCCGATGTCCCCACCGAGTTCTATGACGAGATCTCGAAGAACTACAAGGACCGTTTCCAGATGCGTCCGACGCTGGTGACCCAATACTACGGCATGGCGGTGGAGAAGAAGCCGTTTGACGACGTGAGGGTGCGCCGGGCGATCAACTACGCGGTGAACCGCAAGGCGATCAACGAACTGGTCATGAGCAACGTGTTCATCGAGGGCAAGGGGGTTCTGCCCCCCGGGATGCCGGGGTACAACCCCGACCTCAAGTCCTACGGCTACGATCCGGACAAGGCGAGGGCGCTGCTGAAGGAGGCCGGATACGAGAAGGGGCTCTCCGTGACGCTCCAATACAACAACAACCCCCGCCACAAGCTGATCGGCGAGGCCGTTCAGGCACAGTTTGCGGAGGTCGGCATCAAGCTGGAGCTGCAATCCTCCGAGCTGGGGGCGCATTACGACGGGGTTCGCCGCGGGGACGTCCCCTTCTTCCGTGCGGCGTGGTCGGCGGATTATCCGGATCCGGACAACTTTCTGTACAACCTGTTCTGCTCCGACAACTTCGGCCCCAAGGGCAACTATGCTCGCTACAAGAACGATGACGTGGATGAGTGGCTGAAGGAGGCCCGGACGATCTCGGACCCGCAGCGGCGCGTGGAGCTGTACCGCAAGGCGGAGCAGCAGATTGTGGACGACGCTCCCTGGGTGTTTCTGTTCTACGACACCACGAACCTAGTGGCGGGACCGAAACTGCATGACATCAAGCTGTCGTTCATCGGCGAACATAACACCTCTCTGACCGCGGTCTGGAAGGATGAGTGA
- the hisS gene encoding histidine--tRNA ligase, whose product MMDIKAPRGVRDILPDESWKWAYVVRTTAETMTDFGCAEVHLPLFEHTELFSRGVGETTDIVEKEMYTFVDRGDRSVTLRPEATAGMVRAALEHGLCAQGAFAKLWCWGPMFRYERPQKGRYRQFYQIDAEFLGIPGPVADVEIIDLSAEIFRRLGLKNLEAVLNSVGCPVCRPVYRRALLEHFEARRGELCETCVGRMERNPLRILDCKSPSCGAVADAAPSIHDHLCPECRDHFREVRSGLERLNFPYRLDKRLVRGLDYYTKTAYEILSGDLGAQNAVCGGGRYDNLSEAIGGPRLPGVGFAGGLDRIVLVMEEQGCSFGRAPSAKVYAVALDESARSAVQVLTHRLRQHGIAAEQDAAARGFKSQMRSAGASGAAWACIIGPEEMEKGTVTVKNMADGSQVSLASEAVPEFIATDEK is encoded by the coding sequence GTGATGGACATCAAGGCGCCCAGAGGCGTACGGGACATCCTGCCCGACGAGTCGTGGAAGTGGGCCTACGTGGTGAGGACGACGGCCGAGACGATGACCGATTTCGGCTGCGCGGAGGTCCATCTGCCCCTGTTCGAGCACACGGAGCTGTTCTCCCGCGGAGTCGGCGAGACCACGGACATCGTGGAGAAGGAGATGTACACCTTCGTCGACCGGGGGGACCGCAGCGTCACCCTGCGTCCGGAGGCCACGGCGGGCATGGTGCGCGCCGCGCTGGAGCACGGGCTCTGCGCCCAGGGAGCCTTCGCCAAGCTGTGGTGCTGGGGGCCCATGTTCCGCTACGAGCGCCCCCAGAAGGGACGCTACCGCCAGTTCTATCAGATCGACGCGGAGTTTTTGGGCATCCCCGGCCCCGTCGCGGACGTCGAGATCATCGACCTGTCCGCGGAGATCTTCCGGCGGCTGGGGCTGAAGAACCTGGAGGCGGTCCTGAACTCCGTGGGGTGCCCCGTCTGCCGCCCCGTCTACCGCAGGGCGCTGCTGGAGCACTTCGAGGCCCGCAGGGGCGAGCTCTGCGAGACCTGCGTGGGACGCATGGAGCGCAACCCCCTGCGCATCCTGGACTGCAAGAGCCCCTCCTGCGGGGCCGTCGCGGACGCCGCCCCGTCCATCCACGACCACCTCTGCCCGGAGTGCCGGGACCACTTCCGGGAGGTCCGCTCCGGGCTGGAGCGCCTGAACTTCCCCTACCGGCTGGACAAGCGCCTGGTGCGCGGGCTCGACTACTACACCAAGACGGCCTATGAGATCCTCTCCGGCGACCTCGGAGCGCAGAACGCCGTCTGCGGGGGCGGGCGCTACGACAACCTGTCCGAGGCCATCGGCGGGCCCCGCCTGCCGGGCGTGGGCTTCGCGGGCGGGCTCGACCGCATCGTCCTCGTGATGGAGGAGCAGGGCTGCTCCTTCGGCCGCGCCCCCTCGGCGAAGGTCTATGCTGTGGCCCTTGACGAATCCGCCCGGAGCGCCGTCCAGGTGCTGACGCACCGGCTGCGGCAGCACGGGATCGCCGCCGAACAGGACGCCGCCGCGCGCGGCTTCAAGTCCCAGATGAGGAGCGCGGGCGCCTCCGGCGCCGCCTGGGCCTGCATCATCGGCCCCGAGGAGATGGAGAAGGGCACGGTGACCGTCAAGAACATGGCCGACGGATCCCAGGTCTCCCTGGCGTCCGAGGCCGTGCCGGAGTTCATCGCAACGGACGAGAAATAG
- a CDS encoding ATPase, T2SS/T4P/T4SS family: MATSRRRIGDILLEARSITPEDLERGLAVKASEPDKRLGTILIGLGILTDRQVTEALGLQFMLPVVNVGEYLVNVTAQNALPRELLERLNAFPLEFQSNDSVLLVAISDPLDAATQAELRENSSLKLRFALAPAEEIRWALSGGQSAPAAAQPPQPAPSPAAADGRDGAVPIELPAPSRPEPPKESPVETSDDTSLIPAFAALHAAQPKLGDILVQAGVINNEQLTRALQVQRDSGKRLGQIFVSEGIVSEVRLAEALSTQLKLPMFTLTRYRPMPEAIKMVPRAVAERLTLIPLAIVEDDLLLVAMANPLDLLAQDEVRMLTGRNLKVGIATTTDILQNLDRLYNLQGSLEDAIVEVDPSLEENKEIDFDSSADDAPVIQLVSNLLQQAVRESASDIHVEVYEKSARVRFRVDGQLYTAFDYPVALHPSVSARLKIMSGMDIAEKRKPQDGRILIRVDGRRIDLRVSVLPTMNGEKVVLRILDQESSAVGLDRLGLEVDDMEKIEMFCTMPWGIMLVTGPTGSGKSTTLYSMLQRINQPDVNIITVEDPVEFSVAGINQVHVNEKAGLTFESALRSILRQDPDKVMVGEIRDQKTAQIAIRAALTGHFVLSTLHTNDAPSAATRMIDMGVPSFLVSASLSGVIAQRLVRRLCPLCREEYELTANMCETLNVPEGTHAFRPRGCNECRNGYKGRRGIYEIMVVDDELRRMILDGVSNIQLRAEAINRGMKTLRQSGINAALGGHTSLEEVFATTL, encoded by the coding sequence ATGGCAACGTCGAGGAGACGGATAGGAGACATCCTGCTCGAGGCGCGCAGCATAACGCCCGAGGATCTTGAAAGGGGGTTGGCTGTCAAGGCCTCGGAGCCCGACAAGCGTCTGGGTACGATCTTGATCGGGCTGGGCATCCTGACGGACCGTCAGGTGACGGAGGCTCTGGGTCTCCAGTTCATGCTCCCCGTGGTCAACGTGGGGGAGTACCTCGTCAACGTCACGGCCCAGAATGCCCTGCCCCGTGAGCTCCTCGAGCGGCTGAACGCCTTTCCCCTGGAGTTTCAGAGCAACGATTCGGTCCTGCTCGTCGCGATATCCGACCCCCTGGACGCCGCGACCCAGGCTGAGTTGCGCGAGAACTCCTCCCTGAAGCTCCGCTTTGCGCTGGCCCCCGCGGAGGAGATCCGTTGGGCGCTCAGCGGCGGGCAGAGCGCCCCGGCGGCGGCTCAGCCCCCGCAGCCGGCCCCTTCCCCTGCCGCAGCCGACGGGCGGGACGGGGCTGTCCCCATCGAGCTTCCGGCGCCGTCGCGCCCGGAGCCTCCCAAGGAAAGTCCCGTGGAGACCTCGGACGACACCTCCCTCATTCCGGCCTTTGCCGCCCTCCACGCGGCTCAGCCCAAATTGGGGGACATCCTGGTTCAGGCGGGCGTCATCAACAACGAGCAGCTGACCCGGGCCCTTCAGGTTCAAAGGGATTCCGGAAAGAGGCTGGGCCAGATCTTCGTCTCGGAGGGGATCGTGTCCGAGGTTCGGCTTGCCGAGGCGCTCTCGACGCAGCTGAAGCTGCCCATGTTCACCCTCACCCGCTACCGCCCCATGCCGGAGGCCATCAAGATGGTGCCCCGGGCGGTCGCGGAGCGGCTGACCCTCATCCCTCTCGCGATCGTGGAGGACGACCTGCTGCTGGTGGCGATGGCCAACCCGCTGGACCTGCTGGCCCAGGACGAGGTCCGGATGCTCACGGGCCGGAACCTGAAGGTGGGGATCGCGACGACCACCGATATCCTCCAGAACCTGGACCGCCTCTACAACCTCCAGGGCAGCCTGGAGGACGCGATCGTCGAGGTGGACCCCAGCCTGGAGGAGAACAAGGAGATCGACTTCGACTCCAGCGCCGACGACGCCCCGGTCATTCAGCTGGTCAGCAATCTGCTGCAGCAGGCCGTGCGCGAGTCGGCCTCGGACATCCACGTCGAGGTCTATGAGAAGTCGGCGCGCGTGCGCTTCCGCGTGGACGGCCAGCTCTACACCGCGTTCGACTATCCCGTGGCGCTGCACCCCTCCGTCTCCGCCCGCCTCAAGATCATGAGCGGCATGGACATCGCGGAGAAACGCAAACCGCAGGACGGCCGCATCCTGATCCGCGTGGACGGCCGGCGCATCGACCTGCGCGTCAGCGTCCTGCCCACGATGAACGGGGAGAAGGTCGTTCTGCGTATCCTGGACCAGGAGAGCTCCGCCGTGGGGCTGGACCGCCTGGGGCTCGAGGTCGACGACATGGAGAAGATCGAGATGTTCTGCACCATGCCGTGGGGCATCATGCTGGTGACGGGTCCCACGGGAAGCGGAAAGTCGACGACGCTCTACTCCATGCTCCAGAGGATCAATCAGCCGGACGTCAACATCATCACGGTCGAGGACCCGGTGGAGTTCTCCGTGGCGGGGATCAACCAGGTCCACGTCAACGAGAAGGCGGGCCTGACCTTCGAGTCCGCCCTGCGCTCCATCCTCCGCCAGGACCCCGACAAGGTGATGGTGGGAGAGATCCGCGACCAGAAGACCGCGCAGATCGCCATCCGCGCGGCCCTCACCGGGCACTTCGTGCTCTCGACCCTGCACACCAACGACGCGCCGAGCGCCGCCACCCGTATGATCGACATGGGGGTCCCGTCCTTTTTGGTCTCGGCGTCGCTGTCGGGCGTTATTGCCCAGCGCCTGGTCCGGCGCCTGTGCCCCCTGTGCCGGGAGGAGTACGAGCTGACCGCCAACATGTGCGAGACGCTGAACGTACCGGAGGGGACCCACGCGTTCCGGCCCCGCGGCTGCAACGAGTGCCGGAACGGCTACAAGGGGCGGCGCGGCATCTACGAGATCATGGTGGTGGACGACGAGCTGCGGCGCATGATCCTGGACGGGGTCAGCAACATCCAGCTCCGTGCGGAGGCCATCAATCGCGGGATGAAGACGCTGCGCCAATCGGGCATCAACGCGGCACTGGGGGGACACACCTCGCTGGAGGAGGTCTTCGCCACCACGCTTTAA